A window of Silurus meridionalis isolate SWU-2019-XX chromosome 4, ASM1480568v1, whole genome shotgun sequence contains these coding sequences:
- the ctps1b gene encoding LOW QUALITY PROTEIN: CTP synthase 1b (The sequence of the model RefSeq protein was modified relative to this genomic sequence to represent the inferred CDS: inserted 2 bases in 1 codon) has translation MKYILVTGGVISGIGKGIIASSVGAILKSCGLHVTAIKIDPYINIDAGTFSPYEHGEVFVLDDGGEVDLDLGNYERFLDIRLTKDNNLTTGKIYQSVITKERRGDYLGKTVQVVPHITDAIQEWVMWQAKVSVDDDGVEPQVCVIELGGTVGDIESMPFIEAFRQFQFKVKRENFCNIHVSLVPQPSTTGEQKTKPTQNSVRELRGLGLSPDLIVCRCATPLDTAVKEKISMFCHVEPEQVICIHDVFSVYRVPLLMENQGMVGFFCNRLNLPIETKPHRMLTKWKEMSDRTDRLLESTSIALVGKYTKFADSYASVIKALEHSALAINYKLEVKYIDSAYLEQSTEQDDPVKYHEAWQKLCSADGVLVPGGFGVRGTEGKINAINWARKXKKPFLGVCLGMQLAVCEFARNVLGWKDANSTEFDPDTTHPVVIEMPEHNPGQMGGTMRLGKRRTIFKSTSSILRKLYGDAEYVDERHRHRFEVNPELKHCLEEKGLRFVGQDQEGERMEIIEIEDHAYFVGVQFHPEFTSRPFKPSPPYFGLLLAAAGKLQSYLLKGCRLSPRDVYSDHSGSSSPDLELSELKFPPST, from the exons ATGAAGTACATTTTGGTCACCGGTGGAGTTATATCAGGAATCGGGAAAGGCATTATTGCTAGCAGTGTGGGAGCAATCCTCAAATCCTGTGGCCTCCACGTCACCGCCATCAAGATCGATCCCTACATTAACATTGATGCAGGCACATTTTCTCCCTACGAGCACG GTGAAGTGTTTGTGCTGGATGATGGGGGTGAAGTTGATCTAGATTTAGGAAACTATGAACGCTTTCTGGATATCCGGCTAACCAAAGACAACAACTTGACTACCGGGAAGATTTATCAGTCAGTTATAAcaaaagagaggagaggagattaTCTTGGCAAAACTGTGCAAG TGGTACCACACATCACCGATGCTATTCAGGAATGGGTTATGTGGCAAGCCAAAGTGTCAGTGGATGATGACGGGGTCGAGCCACAAGTCTGTGTAATagag TTGGGAGGTACCGTGGGAGACATTGAAAGCATGCCTTTCATAGAAGCCTTCAGGCAGTTCCAGTTTAAGGTGAAACGAGAGAACTTCTGCAACATTCAtgtcagtctggttcctcag CCCAGTACTACAGGAGAGCAGAAGACTAAGCCTACACAAAACAGTGTGCGAGAGCTCCGTGGTTTGGGCCTTTCACCTGACCTG ATCGTTTGCCGGTGTGCTACCCCTCTGGACACTGCAGTGAAAGAGAAGATCTCAATGTTCTGTCATGTAGAGCCAGAGCAG GTCATCTGTATACATGATGTGTTTTCAGTCTACAGAGTTCCACTGCTCATGGAGAATCAGGGaatggtggggtttttttgcaatCGCCTAAATCTCCCCATTGAGACAAAACCCCACAGGATGCTCACCAAGTGGAAAGAAATGTCAGATAG AACTGACCGCCTTTTGGAAAGCACATCGATTGCGTTAGTCGGAAAGTACACCAAATTTGCAGACTCCTATGCATCAGTGATTAAAGCACTGGAACATTCTGCCCTTGCAATCAACTACAAGCTTGAGGTGAAA TACATAGACTCTGCATATCTGGAGCAGAGCACAGAGCAGGATGACCCAGTGAAGTATCACGAAGCCTGGCAGAAGCTCTGCAGTGCTGA TGGTGTTTTGGTGCCAGGAGGCTTTGGTGTCCGAGGCACTGAGGGAAAGATTAATGCTATTAACTGGGCAAGGAA CAAAAAGCCCTTTTTAG GTGTTTGTCTGGGCATGCAGCTTGCTGTGTGCGAATTTGCTCGCAATGTGCTAGGCTGGAAAG ATGCCAACTCAACTGAATTTGATCCTGACACAACGCACCCTGTA GTGATTGAAATGCCAGAACATAATCCTGGACAAATGGGTGGCACTATGAGGTTGGGGAAAAGGCGAACCATCTTCAAAAGCACCTCAAGTATTCTCA GGAAATTGTATGGAGATGCTGAGTATGTCGATGAACGTCACAGACATCGTTTTGAG GTGAACCCGGAGCTAAAGCACTGCTTGGAAGAAAAAGGCCTCCGCTTTGTTGGCCAGGATCAGGAGGGCGAGCGCATGGAAATTATTGAAATAGAAG ATCATGCTTACTTTGTAGGGGTGCAGTTCCATCCAGAGTTCACCTCTCGCCCCTTTAAGCCTTCACCTCCCTACTTTGGCCTGCTTTTAGCAGCTGCAGGAAAACTACAGAGCTATCTGCTCAAAGGGTGCAGACTTTCACCACG GGACGTATACAGTGACCACAGTGGCAGTAGTTCTCCAGATTTGGAGCTCTCTGAACTCAAATTCCCACCAAGTACATAG
- the taf12 gene encoding transcription initiation factor TFIID subunit 12: MNQYQQQPGRSNLYSAVKTESSPTPPLATSMANSTAVPGKGLGTPGPAGRVSPEGTQVLSKKKLQDLVREIDPNEQLDEDVEEMLLQVADDFIESVVTAACQLARHRKSNTLEVKDVQLHLERQWNMWIPGFGSDEIRPYKKACTTEAHKQRMALIRKTTKK; the protein is encoded by the exons ATGAATCAGTATCAACAGCAGCCTGGCCGCTCCAACCTGTACAGCGCTGTGAAAACTGAAAGCTCACCAACTCCACCCCTCGCCACCAGCATGGCCAATAGCACTGCAGTTCCGGGGAAAGGCCTGGGAACCCCAGGGCCTGCTGGGAGGGTGagtcctgagggaactcag GTGCTCAGCAAGAAGAAACTTCAGGACCTTGTGCGTGAAATTGACCCCAACGAGCagcttgatgaagatgttgaggag ATGTTGCTGCAGGTTGCTGATGATTTCATAGAGAGTGTTGTGACTGCCGCCTGTCAGCTCGCCCGTCACCGCAAATCCAACACTCTAGAAGTAAAGGATGTGCAGTTGCACCTTG AGCGTCAGTGGAACATGTGGATCCCTGGCTTTGGCTCCGATGAAATCCGACCATACAAAAAGGCGTGCACTACAGAAGCACACAAACAG AGAATGGCACTGATCCGCAAGACGACCAAAAAATAG
- the rab42b gene encoding ras-related protein Rab-42b, producing MDLTLWNYQFRIIMLGDSTVGKSSMLKRYTEDRFLECINETVGVDFYVHFLEVEPGMMVKLQFWDTAGQERFRSVTRSYYRNSVGGMLVFDLGNRASFEHVREWYEEVCDHVMPHSMIFLLVGHKSDRESDGERTVSTVEAEKLAAQYGTPYVEASSKTGENIERCFEVLTRRIYQGLLSGEVRMREGWDGIKSSVLQAQQQLRSLQDTEQMQEKKTCC from the exons ATGGACCTGACTCTGTGGAACTATCAGTTCCGTATCATCATGCTGGGCGACTCAACGGTGGGCAAGTCATCCATGCTGAAGCGTTACACAGAGGACCGGTTCCTGGAGTGTATAAACGAGACGGTCGGAGTGGACTTCTATGTGCATTTCCTGGAGGTGGAGCCTGGCATGATGGTCAAACTCCAATTCTGGGACACAGCTGGACAAGAGAGGTTTAG GTCAGTGACACGCTCCTACTACCGGAACTCCGTAGGAGGCATGTTGGTGTTTGACTTGGGAAATCGAGCCTCTTTTGAGCATGTAAGAGAGTGGTACGAAGAAGTGTGCGATCATGTCATGCCTCATTCCATGATCTTCCTGCTAGTAGGCCATAAGAGTGACCGTGAGTCGGATGGAGAGCGCACTGTCTCCACAGTTGAGGCTGAGAAGCTGGCAGCTCAATATGGAACACCATATGTGGAAGCCTCGTCTAAAACGGGTGAGAATATTGAAAGATGCTTTGAGGTACTGACACGTCGGATCTACCAGGGGCTGCTGAGTGGAGAGGTCAGGATGAGAGAGGGCTGGGATGGAATTAAGAGTTCGGTTCTACAAGCACAACAACAACTACGGAGTCTCCAAGACACAGAGCAAATGCAGGAGAAAAAAACCTGCTGTTAG